In the genome of Longimicrobium sp., one region contains:
- a CDS encoding cold-shock protein, producing the protein MRTTGKVKWFNDAKGYGFITPENGDKDCFVHHSAIQAEGFRSLAEGERVEFDVVDGAKGPSAENVVRLG; encoded by the coding sequence ATGCGCACGACCGGCAAGGTGAAGTGGTTCAACGACGCCAAGGGCTACGGGTTCATCACCCCCGAGAACGGCGACAAGGACTGCTTCGTGCACCACTCGGCCATCCAGGCCGAGGGCTTCCGCTCGCTGGCCGAGGGCGAGCGCGTGGAGTTCGACGTGGTCGACGGCGCCAAGGGCCCGTCGGCCGAGAACGTGGTTCGGCTCGGCTGA